The following nucleotide sequence is from Flavimarina sp. Hel_I_48.
CCCGAGATTGATTACCTTTTTATTAGCCACGACCATTGGGATCATTTTGATTATAAGACACTCACTGCCTTACGCCCTAAAATCAAGAAAGTAATTTGTGGTTTGGGCGTGGGCGCTCATCTCATATCCTGGGATTTTGACAAAGAGAGCATCAAAGAATGTGATTGGGATCAATCGCTGGTCTTAGATGATGATTTTAAAATTCATACTGTTCCCGCACGTCATTTTTCCGGTAGGAGGTTTAAGAGAAATGGAACTGTATGGACTTCTTTCGTACTTAAAACCCCAGCGTATACTCTATTCCTGGGCGGTGATAGTGGTTATGATATGCACTTCAAGACCGCGGGAGAAAAGTATGGCCCTTTTGATCTTGCCATTCTTGAAAATGGTCAATACGACGAAAAATGGAAATATATCCATATGCAACCAGAAGAGGTCCTACAAGCTGCAAGCGATTTACGTACTACGAAATTATTACCGGTACATTCGGGAAAATTTGCGCTCGCCAATCACGCGTGGGATGAACCTTTAAAAAGAATCACAGCACTTGCACATGTAGATTCACCAAAAATACTAACCCCAAAAATAGGTGAGAAAGTTGATTTAAAGTTGGCAGACCAGCATTTTGAGCATTGGTGGACGAGTGTTGATTAGAGATTGAACCTGAATTTTTCATTTATAGAAACCATACTAAAATCCATCAAGATGAAAATAGCAATTATAGATGACCAGAGCAAAACGGACATCATAAATCCCGATCAAAAAGTAT
It contains:
- a CDS encoding MBL fold metallo-hydrolase; the encoded protein is MIFILFVVLFSIFVIVFLMQPQFGKHPSGKHLLTIKQSIHYKNGSFENSSVTPALTEGVGYGTVLSELLFKKNPRKKPENRLPTIKTDLHQLDRDEDVLIWFGHSSYFMQINGKKILVDPVFSGSASPIPYSIQAFAGSDIYTENDIPEIDYLFISHDHWDHFDYKTLTALRPKIKKVICGLGVGAHLISWDFDKESIKECDWDQSLVLDDDFKIHTVPARHFSGRRFKRNGTVWTSFVLKTPAYTLFLGGDSGYDMHFKTAGEKYGPFDLAILENGQYDEKWKYIHMQPEEVLQAASDLRTTKLLPVHSGKFALANHAWDEPLKRITALAHVDSPKILTPKIGEKVDLKLADQHFEHWWTSVD